The following are from one region of the Deltaproteobacteria bacterium genome:
- a CDS encoding phospholipase produces MKLLMGNELYTEVIQDKLLHARESVWIATANVKAMMVKMEKGSDRFVPIVEVFTKLAQNKVELRLLHAELPSRPFRAAFDKQQGLVQGGLQLKVCPRVHFKCVIVDGGFLYLGSANLTGAGLGAKSDNRRNFEIGTTSEDFTVIDNVCAMFNEIWTGKKCADCQRRNVCPDPIGKPEAYTKLRTRKQKRRRHSVVAIWKS; encoded by the coding sequence ATGAAATTATTAATGGGTAACGAACTTTATACTGAAGTTATCCAAGATAAATTATTACATGCTCGCGAGTCAGTATGGATAGCTACAGCCAATGTAAAAGCAATGATGGTAAAAATGGAGAAGGGCAGTGATAGATTTGTCCCTATTGTTGAGGTGTTTACTAAGTTAGCTCAAAATAAAGTTGAGTTACGTTTGTTGCATGCTGAGTTACCTTCGCGCCCATTTCGAGCTGCTTTTGATAAACAACAAGGTTTGGTGCAAGGAGGACTACAGCTTAAAGTGTGCCCAAGGGTTCATTTTAAATGTGTAATTGTTGATGGCGGTTTTTTATATCTCGGCAGTGCTAACCTTACTGGTGCAGGTCTTGGCGCAAAAAGTGACAACCGACGAAATTTTGAAATCGGGACGACATCAGAGGATTTTACCGTCATCGATAACGTTTGCGCTATGTTTAATGAAATTTGGACCGGTAAAAAGTGTGCCGATTGCCAGCGGCGCAATGTTTGTCCAGATCCTATTGGTAAACCAGAAGCTTACACAAAACTAAGAACAAGAAAGCAAAAAAGACGTCGGCACAGCGTTGTGGCGATATGGAAAAGCTAG